The Dasypus novemcinctus isolate mDasNov1 chromosome 2, mDasNov1.1.hap2, whole genome shotgun sequence genome includes a region encoding these proteins:
- the PCDHB5 gene encoding protocadherin beta-5: METALAKTLQKRQVVFLALLLILWEAGSESIRYSMPEETESGSFVANLAKDLGLRVGELASRGARIHYKGNKQLLQLDVKTGNLLLREKLDREVLCGATEPCILHFQLLLENPVQFFQADLQLTDINDHSPEFPESEMLLKIPESAQPGSVFPLKIAQDFDIGSNTVQSYTVRPKSHFHVLTHNRGDGRKYPELVLDKALDREELPELSLTLTALDGGAPPRSGTATVRVVVLDNNDNAPEFLQSLYEVQVLENSPPNSLVVAVSARDLDVGTYGSVAYALFQGDDVTQPFVIDEITGEIRLKRNLDFEATRYYNVEIVATDGGGLSGKCTVAVEVVDVNDNAPELTVTTLASPTPENSPETVVAVFSVSDPDSGDNGRMLCSIQNDLPFLLKHTFKNFYSLVTERPLDRESRAEYNITISVTDLGTPRLKTEHVITVQVSDVNDNAPAFTRTSYTLLVRENNSPALHIGSVSATDADAGANAQVTYSLLPPQDAHLPLASLVSINADSGQLFALRALDFEALQAFEFRVRAADAGSPALSSEARVRVQVLDANDNAPFVLYPLQNGSAPCTELVPRAAEAGYLVSKVVAVDGDAGQNAWLSYQLLKATEPGLFGVWAHNGEVRTARLLSERDAPKHRLLVLVRDNGEPPLSASVTLHVLLVDGFSQPYLPLPEAAADPARADALTGYLVVALASVSSLFLFSVLLFVAVRLCRRSRAASVPAGPFPGHLVDVSGTGTLSQSYQYEVYLRGGSRTNEFKFLKPIIPNLPPQGIGKEIEENATFQNSFGFD; the protein is encoded by the coding sequence ATGGAGACAGCGCTAGCAAAAACGCTACAGAAAAGGCAAGTGGTCTTTCTTGCTCTACTCTTGATTTTGTGGGAGGCAGGTTCTGAGTCAATTAGGTATTCCATGCCAGAAGAAACAGAAAGTGGCTCCTTTGTGGCCAACCTGGCAAAAGACCTGGGGCTCAGGGTGGGGGAACTGGCCAGTCGCGGCGCGCGAATCCAttacaaaggaaacaaacagCTCTTGCAGCTAGATGTAAAGACCGGGAATTTGCTTCTACGTGAAAAACTGGACCGGGAGGTGCTGTGCGGGGCAACAGAACCCTGTATACTGCATTTCCAACTATTACTGGAAAACCCGGTGCAGTTTTTTCAAGCCGACCTGCAGCTCACAGATATAAATGACCACTCCCCAGAGTTCCCAGAGAGTGAAATGCTTCTAAAGATCCCAGAGAGCGCCCAGCCAGGGAGTGTGTTTCCTTTGAAAATAGCTCAGGACTTTGACATAGGAAGCAATACCGTTCAGAGCTACACCGTCCGTCCCAAATCCCATTTTCATGTTCTCACTCATAATCGCGGAGACGGCAGAAAATACCCGGAGCTGGTGCTGGACAAAGCGCTGGATCGCGAGGAGCTGCCTGAGCTCAGTTTAACACTCACGGCGCTGGACGGGGGGGCTCCGCCCAGGTCGGGAACCGCCACAGTCCGCGTCGTCGTCTTGGACAATAACGACAACGCCCCTGAGTTTTTACAGTCGCTCTATGAGGTGCAGGTCCTCGAGAACAGTCCCCCCAACTCCTTAGTTGTTGCTGTTTCCGCCCGAGACTTAGATGTAGGAACATATGGGAGTGTGGCCTATGCGCTCTTCCAAGGCGACGACGTTACTCAACCCTTTGTAATAGACGAAATTACAGGAGAAATTCGTCTAAAAAGAAATTTGGATTTTGAGGCAACTCGATATTATAACGTGGAAATTGTAGCCACGGACGGTGGAGGTCTTTCCGGAAAATGCACCGTAGCTGTGGAAGTGGTGGACGTGAACGACAACGCCCCGGAACTGACCGTGACCACACTCGCCAGCCCGACCCCAGAGAACTCCCCGGAGACTGTAGTTGCTGTTTTCAGTGTTTCTGATCCAGACTCCGGGGACAACGGTAGGATGCTTTGTTCCATCCAGAACGATCTTCCCTTCCTCCTGAAACACACATTCAAGAATTTCTACAGCCTAGTGACAGAGAGGCCactggacagagagagcagagccGAGTACAACATCACCATCTCCGTCACCGACCTGGGCACCCCCAGGCTGAAAACTGAGCACGTGATAACCGTGCAGGTCTCCGACGTCAACGACAACGCGCCCGCCTTCACCCGCACCTCCTACACCCTGCTGGTCCGCGAAAACAACAGCCCCGCGCTGCACATCGGCAGCGTCAGCGCCACAGACGCAGACGCGGGCGCCAACGCCCAGGTCACCTACTCGCTGCTGCCGCCCCAGGACGCGCACCTGCCGCTCGCCTCCTTGGTCTCCATCAACGCCGACAGCGGCCAGCTGTTCGCGCTCAGGGCGCTGGACTTCGAGGCCCTGCAGGCGTTCGAGTTCCGCGTGCGCGCGGCCGACGCGGGCTCCCCGGCGCTGAGCAGCGAGGCGCGCGTGCGCGTGCAGGTGCTGGACGCCAACGACAACGCGCCGTTCGTGCTGTACCCGCTGCAGAACGGCTCTGCGCCCTGCACCGAGCTGGTGCCCAGGGCGGCCGAGGCGGGCTACCTGGTGAGCAAGGTGGTGGCGGTGGACGGCGACGCGGGCCAGAACGCCTGGCTGTCCTACCAGCTGCTCAAGGCCACGGAGCCCGGGCTGTTCGGCGTGTGGGCGCACAACGGCGAGGTGCGCACCGCCAGGCTGCTGAGCGAGCGCGACGCGCCCAAGCACAGGCTGCTGGTGCTGGTCAGGGACAACGGCGAGCCGCCGCTGTCGGCCAGCGTCACGCTGCACGTGCTGCTGGTGGACGGCTTCTCCCAGCCCTACCTGCCGCTGCCCGAGGCGGCCGCCGACCCTGCGCGGGCCGACGCGCTCACCGGCTACTTGGTGGTGGCCTTGGCCTCGGTGTCGTCGCTCTTCCTCTTCTCGGTGCTGCTGTTCGTCGCGGTGCGGCTGTGCAGGAGGAGCAGGGCGGCCTCGGTGCCCGCGGGGCCCTTTCCGGGCCACTTGGTGGACGTGAGCGGCACCGGGACCCTGTCCCAGAGCTACCAGTACGAGGTATATCTGAGGGGAGGCTCTAGGACAAATGAGTTCAAATTTCTGAAGCCCATCATCCCCAACCTCCCACCCCAGGGCATTGGTAAAGAAATTGAGGAAAATGCCACCTTCCAGAATAGCTTTGGGTTTGATTAG